A stretch of DNA from Solea solea chromosome 11, fSolSol10.1, whole genome shotgun sequence:
CCTTCCTGATACCAACATAGCGTCGTTAGTGTTTGCTCTGGTTTGTGGCACAGTTCTTATCCTCGTGAAGGAGCTGAGTGCACGTTACCGCCACAAAGTGCCCTTCCCCATTCCTATGGAAATCATTATTGTATGTAGTTCATTCTGCAATATTTAGTTCATGTCACATGTTGCTTTCTAACATATCCCTGTTCTGCACAGGTGGTGGTCGCAACAGCCGTCTCCGGCCCACTGCATCTTCCTGAGACCTATCACATGGACATAGTGGGAGAAATCCCTTTGGGGTAAAAGCAAATGTCAGCATATTGCTTCTGCTGCATCGTTCATCAAAATGAACCATGCAACCTAATCTTTTAAAcaatttaagataagataagataaaattaagataatcctttattcgtCCCACATGGGGAAATTTGCAATTTGCAAATTTAATTCAGATTAATTTACTCTTCTCTGCTTTCCAGGTTCCCAGCACCAATCTTGCCAACAGTGAGTCAGTGGGAAGACATGTTGAGCGTCGCTTTCTCCCTGGCAATAGTGGGCTATGTCATCAACTTGGCTATGGGCAGGACACTGGCAGCCAAGCACGGCTATGATGTGGATCCCAACCAGGTACAATTACTGCATTTTGATAGTTTTTGTCTCCTGAGTTTATTCTGAAAAACACTGCCCGTGTGTTCCTCTACAGGAAATGTTGGCTCTCGGTTGCAGTAATTTTCTCGGGTCCTTCTTTAAGATCCATGTGATCTGCTGCGCTCTGTCTGTAACTCTGGCTGTGGACAACGCCGGGGGAACATCACAGGTGAGTGCACTGTGACTTCAATTTAGTCTTCCTTGTACCTCAAAATGCTAACACCTTCACTTATGCCCTCCCATAGTTtgcaagtctgtgtgtgttgctggtTGTCATGGTTACCATGCTTGCATTGGGAGCGTACCTGAGACCACTTCCAAAAGTAAGCTGGTGTCAGGAGCACCTTAAAAACAATTCCACAGAACATTTCAATAGAGgataaaagaaaaacctgtttttattttttttggtttccccAGTCTGTGCTTGGAGCTTTAATTGCAGTCAACCTCAAAAACACACTCCTACAACTGTCTGATCCTTATTACTTATGGAAGAAGAGCAAATTAGACTGTGTAAGTCCAAGTTATTCATGGGATGCAGAACTGGAACACAACACAATGCCTTTTTAAGCctcttatttgttctttttttcttgcagttTGTGTGGattgtgacatttttggccacatTTTTTCTTAGCTTGCCTTATGGAGTGGTGATCGGGGTGGGTTTTTCCATCCTGGTCGTGATATTCAAGACACAGTTGTAAGTAAACTCGTAATAACTCAATGGCACAGTTTATtgatatagatataatagattatatcatttatatttttgtcagaataatacatttttagatgAATGGTGTTTTTCACAGTCGCAATGGTTCAGCAATGGGTCCGATTTTGGACATGGATATCTACAAAAACCCAAAAGTTTACAATAAGGTATGAGCATTTTACATTTTGGTAACAacttacattacagtacagtgacAATATGGTAATAATATGGTTATACCATCCTATTTCTATAATAATCACCAAGAAATAGATTAATAATAAcgatgtaaaaatgtgtgtgggaTCAATTTCAACTTGATTATCCATAATATTTATTAGATTTTGATTTGTAAACATTACACTGAAGATAGCATACAGTAATGATTACCAGTAAGTTGGTAAGTACACATCTTATACCTTTGTAATGACTCCACAGGTCATGCCAGTAACAGGTGTAAAGATAGTGAACTACTGTTCACCACTCTATTTTGCAAATGCTGAAATATTTCGACAAAGGCTCATCAAAAAGGTAAAGTGAACAAAAAGGacgtctgtttctgttcatttaaattTAGCCCCTGTGTTAATATGGCGTGCAAGTGTTCACCGAGGCCTTTTTGTGTTTAGACTGGACTTGACCCTGGGAAACTTCTGCTTATCAGGCAGAAGTTTCTAGCGAAGGAAAATGCAAAAGAGGAGAAGACGGACAAAGTGACGAGAAGGAGGACGCGCAGCTCTTTGGCTAACATGAAGGTTATAcaccttttcatttttgtacaGTTCCACACCACAAAGGTTTTCTGTATACACCCGTCTCCTTCCTGCGTGTATTTCCTCTTCGTCTAGACCATATCTCAGCTTGACCTGCAAAATGACTTTGATGGGAATGAGGGCAGTGCCAGCAAACCTGAACCTCCCACCAGCTATGTCAACTTCCAGTGCAGTGACATTGAGCTGAGTGAGCAGGCGTCTGAGCAGCGGCCACCCAGTCCTGCTGAGGTCACACTGAAGTCCCAGCCCGTGCCCTTTCACACCCTAATCCTTGACTTGGCTGGAGTCTGCTTCATTGATCTAATGGGCATCAAAGTACTGATAAAGGTTAGAATCTCATTTGCAGCATTTACAGAAATAAGTGGGCTCAGGGATTATATTCATACTTTTATTTCCCCACACAGATGAACTCCAGCTATGCGATGTTGGGCATTAAGTTATACCTGGCTGGTGTTCAAGGTAAAATCAAAACGTCTCAGTGGGATAAAGAAAAGAAtcattgtaattaaaaaaaaaaaaaaggataataaCTTTAAAGCCTTTAAATCTGTAATCTTCTCTTGGCAAATATGTGAGTACAATTCTGTATTTGTCtttaattatgaaataaatatgagGCAAAATGAGTTCCACTGTATGCAAGTCCACGTTTGATATTTGTTGTCTGTAGCCCAGGTGTATGAGGAACTGGAGGCTGGTGGAGCTTTTGATAACGACAATATTGCCCGCAGTAATCTCTTCCTTTCTGTTCATGACGCCGTTCTGTTTGCTCAGCGCAACTCTGAAGAGAAGCGAGACTCCCAGAAGGTAGGCCCCACAGTATAAAATAATGTTATCATACAAATCCTTTGCACAACATCTCACGCAAACACCTGCTGCTCAGGGCCGCTGAGCTTAGGCTGCACTTGGAGAGATTAAGGAGACTAGAATAGCAAGATTTATTCTCTAAGTAAGAAATTCCACGTTTTAACAATGCCTTTGTCGCCTTATCGGGTTTTCGACAAGGGTAAACGGAATATCACACGGGCTTGTGCGCCAATACCAACAACGTTGCCACAAGGTCATGCCACATGTTAAGTTTACACTGCATGTAGCTAACGGGCTTTGCAGAGCTGACCTTTAATTGAGGTGATTAATGAGAGCAggtcacatacagtatgtgtctggACAATGAAACAGCTTTTTTCAATGTGTTGCAGTGACCTCTTTGTTATCCGGGTTAACCCATTTGCGCAACAATGATGAACTGTCCACTGTCTTAAAGTAATTTATTCCATAAAACCCATGATTTTTCATCACTTCCTTAGTAtggtatgtaaaaaaaaacagcacctTCCTCCAAATGGTGTGATAAAGAAGATATTTAGCAAAAATAGCTGTTACTGCTGTGAAGATCACTTCACAATTACTGGGAAGACACACTTTTATGACTTATTACTCTCTTTAAAGTCCTTACAGTTATAATTCAACATATAAACTCATGCACCAGTGTTTATTGTATGAGTGTACACATGCCAGGtccattttaaatatgtacattctttttcttttggctgCAGGTGGAGAAAACAGG
This window harbors:
- the LOC131468196 gene encoding solute carrier family 26 member 9-like — protein: MHQDSPRYVVDRPAYNLPDFDREFDRKSRHFPVGEKVKKLFSGVSRPDDSTQSDIGFFRVTTREPESFKAFLLFVSVRCSVPRLKGLLLRHLPVLSWLPKYKAKDNLLCDVISGVSAGTIQVPQGMAFALLANLPPVNGLYSSFFPLIPYFFMGTAHQMVPGTFAVLSIMVGTVCLKLAPESDFSHFNATLNATIVDTDRMNEVRLGISGTLACLTAIIQIGLGFMQFGFVAIYLSESFIRGFMTAAGLQILISVLKYIFGINVPPYSGPLAVVYTLADIIVGLPDTNIASLVFALVCGTVLILVKELSARYRHKVPFPIPMEIIIVVVATAVSGPLHLPETYHMDIVGEIPLGFPAPILPTVSQWEDMLSVAFSLAIVGYVINLAMGRTLAAKHGYDVDPNQEMLALGCSNFLGSFFKIHVICCALSVTLAVDNAGGTSQFASLCVLLVVMVTMLALGAYLRPLPKSVLGALIAVNLKNTLLQLSDPYYLWKKSKLDCFVWIVTFLATFFLSLPYGVVIGVGFSILVVIFKTQFRNGSAMGPILDMDIYKNPKVYNKVMPVTGVKIVNYCSPLYFANAEIFRQRLIKKTGLDPGKLLLIRQKFLAKENAKEEKTDKVTRRRTRSSLANMKTISQLDLQNDFDGNEGSASKPEPPTSYVNFQCSDIELSEQASEQRPPSPAEVTLKSQPVPFHTLILDLAGVCFIDLMGIKVLIKMNSSYAMLGIKLYLAGVQAQVYEELEAGGAFDNDNIARSNLFLSVHDAVLFAQRNSEEKRDSQKVEKTGQELNFHMNEEMDLEQEMF